The sequence ACGTAGATATCAGGGCTTTCATCGAGAGCTGCAGCCACCGGAGTGGCAGCCTCCCCCCTTCTGTAGACAAAGGAAACCCCGGCAGTATACACCCCTTTGAGAACCTCATAAACAACATGACCTTCATGCTGCCCTTCCAGTTCTTCAACCCTGTGCCTCCTGCACTGATAGGGTCAGTGCCGGAACCATATGTGCTGGAGCAGGGTCAGGACCAAAGTCAGGACCCCAAACAGGAAATCCACGGACCCTTCCCCAACAGCAGCTTCTTAACTTCCAGTTCCACCCCATTTCAGGTTGAAAAAGAGCAGTGTCTAAACTGTCCAGGTCCTGTTACTAAAAAGGAAGACAGCGCCCATTTAAGTGACTCCAGCTCATACAACATCATCACAAAGCTCGAAAGGACACAGTTGTCCCCAGAGGGCAAAGTGAAGTCCGAGAGGAACAGCCTCGGCACAAAGAAGGGCCGGGTGTTCTGCACAGCGTGTGAGAAGACCTTCTACGACAAAGGCACCCTCAAGATCCACTACAACGCCGTCCACCTGAAGATCAAGCATAAGTGCACCATCGAAGGCTGTAACATGGTGTTCAGCTCCCTGAGGAGCCGGAACCGCCACAGCGCCAACCCCAACCCCCGGCTGCACATGCCAATGAACAGAAACAACAGGGACAAAGACCTGAGGAACAGCCTGAACCTGGCTGCCTCTGAGAGCTATAAGCGCCCGGGTTTCAGGGTGACTTCTCCAGACTGTCGGCCTCTCCCTGGCTACACTGGTTCAGGGGAGGATTCCAGGAGCCAGCCAACCTTCCCAAGCATCGGCCAAAACGGAGTGCTTTTTCCCAACCTGAAGACAGTCCAGCCAGTCCTTCCTTTCTACCGCAGTCCGGCCACCCCGGCTGAGCTAGCAAACACACCTGGGATGCTaccttccctccctctgctgTCCTCTTCAATCCCGGAACAACTGGTTTCCAACGAAATGCCATTTGATGCCCTGCCCAAGAAGAAATCGCGGAAGTCCAGTATGCCCATCAAAATAGAGAAGGAGGCTGTGGAGATAGCGGATGAGAAGAGGCACACTCTCAGCTCAGATGAAGACATGCCCCTGCAGGTGGTCAGTGAAGACGAGCTGGAGGGCTGCAGCCCCCGGTCAGACAGAGCCCCATTGGGAAGCTTAGGGAAGTCTGGTCCTGAAGGAGAGAGGCCCTGCCATCTCAAACCGGCAATCGAGTCCAGCGGAGCCATCCGCCAAACCCCCGAGCAGGCCACATACAACTCAGAGAGGGAGACTGAGCAGAAGTCAGTGCTGACCATGGTGCCACGAGACGGGGAGGATGGTGGCCGTGAACCTCATCTCACCCCCGGGCTGGAGCCCTGTGTCCCTTTTCCTGACTTCGTCAAACTGCAGCAGCGCCTGCTGGCTGGGGGCCTCCTCAGTGCTTTGTCCAGCCGGGGGATGGCTTTTCCTTGTTTTGAAGATTCCAAA comes from Balaenoptera ricei isolate mBalRic1 chromosome 2, mBalRic1.hap2, whole genome shotgun sequence and encodes:
- the BNC1 gene encoding zinc finger protein basonuclin-1, with product MRCRNMFFSFKASLCGCGAATGLTLTAIGCTLNCSCQSFKPGKINHRQCEQCRHGWVAHALSKLRIPPVYPTSQVEIVQSNVVFDISSLMLYGTQAIPVRLKILLDRLFSVLKQDEVLQILRALDWTLQDYIRGYVLQDASGKVLDHWSIMTSEEEVATLQQFLRFGETKSIVELMAIQEKEEQSIIIPPSTANVDIRAFIESCSHRSGSLPPSVDKGNPGSIHPFENLINNMTFMLPFQFFNPVPPALIGSVPEPYVLEQGQDQSQDPKQEIHGPFPNSSFLTSSSTPFQVEKEQCLNCPGPVTKKEDSAHLSDSSSYNIITKLERTQLSPEGKVKSERNSLGTKKGRVFCTACEKTFYDKGTLKIHYNAVHLKIKHKCTIEGCNMVFSSLRSRNRHSANPNPRLHMPMNRNNRDKDLRNSLNLAASESYKRPGFRVTSPDCRPLPGYTGSGEDSRSQPTFPSIGQNGVLFPNLKTVQPVLPFYRSPATPAELANTPGMLPSLPLLSSSIPEQLVSNEMPFDALPKKKSRKSSMPIKIEKEAVEIADEKRHTLSSDEDMPLQVVSEDELEGCSPRSDRAPLGSLGKSGPEGERPCHLKPAIESSGAIRQTPEQATYNSERETEQKSVLTMVPRDGEDGGREPHLTPGLEPCVPFPDFVKLQQRLLAGGLLSALSSRGMAFPCFEDSKELEHSGQHALARPKEENRFQCDICKKTFKNACGVKMHHKNMHAKETHTCTMEGCKATFPSRRSRDRHSSNLNLHQKVLTQEVLESNEDHFRAAYLLKDMAKEAYQDVAFTQQASPTSVIFKGTSRMGSLVYPVAQVHSAGLESYTSGPPSEGTILDLSTTSSMKSESSSHSSWDSDGASEEGTVLMEDSDGNCEGASLVPGEDDYPICVLMEKADQSLASLPSGLPITCHLCQKTYSNKGTFRAHYKTVHLRQLHKCKVPGCNTMFSSVRSRNRHSQNPNLHKSLASSPSHLQ